The following proteins are co-located in the Betta splendens chromosome 9, fBetSpl5.4, whole genome shotgun sequence genome:
- the LOC114862420 gene encoding leucine-rich repeat-containing protein 43-like isoform X1 — protein MDSKKLSAVIEKRIRRLCLSDFPCGRASNECRKSEDSAEKANGTDALLDLLSCPRSPWSHDGSWSRQVPGLRRLAVLTPEPLQPDFIYTYFTTLRIVDKGVTAIDSGLLKFSQLEELVLSVNKIPEIPVENLPNTLKILEVSANHLSSLRALTTRPPPRLLHLGLGSNGLGSHQDAARLTGRHWPQLVCLDLSDCEFQDQRTLLEALRTLPRLRTLVLMGNPFTLASSYPGLAVDSLPRLSCLDASWIGAEERRGFGGLADTTGLIVDQASVKVSVGRMRGIPDPQTSADKDSPDLPVVAYSFSVSYEFLSHQTPIDLTDDREPEVITPAATRGDGSDADLQSDNNKLSRHSTSKLPWSTCMDFSDTQTYTVSDLGALKRFFNQGVRLSIEEEKVVSWPVAPEEKKGSKGKDSSIKSDSAKDKSKDKKKKSAPELVQDAPVNRTLGSVHVPLQSLLRGGQKVSVVCDLGALHKGFEAQATQMLKKDLGKKIKEEEDKELKLGRGKGAGQRTATSSKGKERKAHEMDVLTDSSTSVPVEPPTVEFSVELQRWQPGAPTHLHQ, from the exons GACCGACGCCCTCCTGGACCTGCTGAGCTGCCCCCGCTCCCCGTGGAGCCACGACGGGTCGTGGAGCCGGCAGGTTCCGGGCCTGAGGCGGCTGGCGGTGCTCACACCAGAACCCCTGCAGCCCGACTTCATTTACACGTACTTTACCACGCTTCGCATCGTGGACAAGGGC GTGACCGCCATCGACAGTGGCCTGTTGAAGTTCTCCCAGCTGGAGGAACTCGTGCTGAGTGTGAACAAAATTCCAGAAATCCCTGTGGAGAATCTTCCAAACACCTTAAAG ATCCTGGAAGTCAGCGCCAACCACCTGTCCTCCCTGCGCGCCCTTACCACCCGCCCGCCCCCCCGCCTGCTGCACCTCGGCCTGGGCTCCAATGGCCTGGGTTCCCACCAAGACGCCGCTCGTCTTACAGGAAGACACTG GCCTCAGCTGGTGTGTCTGGACCTCAGCGACTGTGAGTTCCAGGACCAGCGGACCCTGCTGGAGGCCCTGCGCACACTCCCACGCCTCAGGACCCTGGTGCTGATGGGAAACCCCTTCACGCTCGCGTCCTCCTACCCGGGCCTGGCTGTGGACAGCCTCCCGCGGCTCTCCTGCCTGGACGCGTCCTGGATCGGCGCCGAGGAGCGCCGTGGCTTCGGGGGTCTGGCTGACACCACCG GTTTGATAGTGGACCAGGCGTCCGTTAAAGTGAGTGTGGGAAGGATGAGAGGAATTCCAGACCCACAGACGAGCGCGGATAAGGACTCTCCTGACCTCCCTGTTGTCGCCTACAGCTTCTCTGTCTCATATGAGTTCCTGAGTCATCAAACACCGATCGACCTG aCAGATGACAGGGAGCCGGAAGTCATAACTCCAGCTGCGACGCGTGGCGACGGCAGCGACGCCGACCTGCAGTCGGACAACAACAAAC tgtcgAGACACAGCACGTCGAAGCTGCCGTGGTCCACGTGCATGGACTTCAGTGACACACAAACGTACACCGTTAGCGATCTAGGAGCATTGAAGAGGTTCTTCAATCAAGGTGTTCGTCTTTCTATAGAAGAGGAAAAG GTCGTGTCATGGCCTGTAGCTccagaagaaaagaaaggcagCAAAGGCAAAGAT TCCTCAATCAAATCCGATTCTGCCAAAGACAAgtcaaaagacaaaaagaagaaatctgCACCAGAGCTGGTCCAGGATGCCCCCGTCAACAGAACCCTCGGCTCTGTGCACGTGCCCCTGCAAAGCCTGCTCAGAGGAGGACAAAAGGTCAGCGTCGTCTGCGACCTTGGTGCCTTGCACAAAGGGTTTGAGGCGCAAGCTACGCAGATGCTTAAAAAG GATCTGGGAAAGAAAATcaaagaagaggaggacaaggaACTGAAGTTAGGCAGAGGCAAAGGCGCGGGACAGAGGACAGCGACATCTTCAAAAG ggaaggaaaggaaggcCCACGAGATGGACGTCCTCACAGACAGCTCCACGTCTGTGCCAGTGGAGCCGCCGACTGTGGAGTTCAGCGTAGAACTGCAGAGGTGGCAGCCTGGAGCTCCAACACACCTGCACCAGTAG
- the LOC114862420 gene encoding leucine-rich repeat-containing protein 43-like isoform X2, whose translation MDSKKLSAVIEKRIRRLCLSDFPCGRASNECRKSEDSAEKANGTDALLDLLSCPRSPWSHDGSWSRQVPGLRRLAVLTPEPLQPDFIYTYFTTLRIVDKGVTAIDSGLLKFSQLEELVLSVNKIPEIPVENLPNTLKILEVSANHLSSLRALTTRPPPRLLHLGLGSNGLGSHQDAARLTGRHWPQLVCLDLSDCEFQDQRTLLEALRTLPRLRTLVLMGNPFTLASSYPGLAVDSLPRLSCLDASWIGAEERRGFGGLADTTGLIVDQASVKVSVGRMRGIPDPQTSADKDSPDLPVVAYSFSVSYEFLSHQTPIDLTDDREPEVITPAATRGDGSDADLQSDNNKLSRHSTSKLPWSTCMDFSDTQTYTVSDLGALKRFFNQGVRLSIEEEKSSIKSDSAKDKSKDKKKKSAPELVQDAPVNRTLGSVHVPLQSLLRGGQKVSVVCDLGALHKGFEAQATQMLKKDLGKKIKEEEDKELKLGRGKGAGQRTATSSKGKERKAHEMDVLTDSSTSVPVEPPTVEFSVELQRWQPGAPTHLHQ comes from the exons GACCGACGCCCTCCTGGACCTGCTGAGCTGCCCCCGCTCCCCGTGGAGCCACGACGGGTCGTGGAGCCGGCAGGTTCCGGGCCTGAGGCGGCTGGCGGTGCTCACACCAGAACCCCTGCAGCCCGACTTCATTTACACGTACTTTACCACGCTTCGCATCGTGGACAAGGGC GTGACCGCCATCGACAGTGGCCTGTTGAAGTTCTCCCAGCTGGAGGAACTCGTGCTGAGTGTGAACAAAATTCCAGAAATCCCTGTGGAGAATCTTCCAAACACCTTAAAG ATCCTGGAAGTCAGCGCCAACCACCTGTCCTCCCTGCGCGCCCTTACCACCCGCCCGCCCCCCCGCCTGCTGCACCTCGGCCTGGGCTCCAATGGCCTGGGTTCCCACCAAGACGCCGCTCGTCTTACAGGAAGACACTG GCCTCAGCTGGTGTGTCTGGACCTCAGCGACTGTGAGTTCCAGGACCAGCGGACCCTGCTGGAGGCCCTGCGCACACTCCCACGCCTCAGGACCCTGGTGCTGATGGGAAACCCCTTCACGCTCGCGTCCTCCTACCCGGGCCTGGCTGTGGACAGCCTCCCGCGGCTCTCCTGCCTGGACGCGTCCTGGATCGGCGCCGAGGAGCGCCGTGGCTTCGGGGGTCTGGCTGACACCACCG GTTTGATAGTGGACCAGGCGTCCGTTAAAGTGAGTGTGGGAAGGATGAGAGGAATTCCAGACCCACAGACGAGCGCGGATAAGGACTCTCCTGACCTCCCTGTTGTCGCCTACAGCTTCTCTGTCTCATATGAGTTCCTGAGTCATCAAACACCGATCGACCTG aCAGATGACAGGGAGCCGGAAGTCATAACTCCAGCTGCGACGCGTGGCGACGGCAGCGACGCCGACCTGCAGTCGGACAACAACAAAC tgtcgAGACACAGCACGTCGAAGCTGCCGTGGTCCACGTGCATGGACTTCAGTGACACACAAACGTACACCGTTAGCGATCTAGGAGCATTGAAGAGGTTCTTCAATCAAGGTGTTCGTCTTTCTATAGAAGAGGAAAAG TCCTCAATCAAATCCGATTCTGCCAAAGACAAgtcaaaagacaaaaagaagaaatctgCACCAGAGCTGGTCCAGGATGCCCCCGTCAACAGAACCCTCGGCTCTGTGCACGTGCCCCTGCAAAGCCTGCTCAGAGGAGGACAAAAGGTCAGCGTCGTCTGCGACCTTGGTGCCTTGCACAAAGGGTTTGAGGCGCAAGCTACGCAGATGCTTAAAAAG GATCTGGGAAAGAAAATcaaagaagaggaggacaaggaACTGAAGTTAGGCAGAGGCAAAGGCGCGGGACAGAGGACAGCGACATCTTCAAAAG ggaaggaaaggaaggcCCACGAGATGGACGTCCTCACAGACAGCTCCACGTCTGTGCCAGTGGAGCCGCCGACTGTGGAGTTCAGCGTAGAACTGCAGAGGTGGCAGCCTGGAGCTCCAACACACCTGCACCAGTAG